TTGGAAAGTTATCGTGAGAAACTTTCAGATGTCATTCTCTATCATAAAGTGACACAATATTTCTTCTACTCACAGTGGCTAGATTTGAAGACTTACGCTAATGAGAATGGTATCCAAATTATTGGTGATATGCCAATTTACGTATCAGCTGATAGTGTTGAAGTTTGGACGATGCCAGAGTTATTCAAACTAGATGCTGAACGGCGTCCACTCTTCATTGCAGGTGTCCCAGCAGATGAATTTAGTGATACTGGTCAACTTTGGGGAAACCCTATCTATAATTGGAATCTTCATGAAGAAACTGGCTATGCTTGGTGGGTTTATCGTATTAAAGAGAGTTTTAAAATCTATGATAAGCTCCGCATTGACCATTTTAAAGGTTTTTCTGATTTTTGGGAAATCCCTGGAGGGGACGATACAGCCATCAACGGTCATTGGTCAGAAGGTCCTGGCTATAAGCTGTTCGAGGCTGTCAAAAATGAACTTGGTGAATTGCCAATCATCGCTGAAAACTTGGGATACATCGATGAAAAAGCTGAGAAATTACTGGCTGAAACGGCTTATCCAGGTATGAAAATCATGGAGTTTGGCTTCTATGATATTGAAGGACAAAGTATTGATATTCCACACAACTATACGCCGGATACAGTTGCCTACACCGGGACACATGATAATGAGGTAGTCAATGGTTGGTACGCCAATCTAAGCGAGGAGCAACAAGCCTTTCTAAATACCTACATCCATCGCAGTCAGGATGAAAAAATCACAGAAGCCATGCTACGAAGCTTGTACGCTAGTGTGAGTCATATTACCATTGCCACCATGCAAGACCTACTGGATAAAGATGAGACCTCACGGATGAACACCCCAAATACGCTCGGTGGTAACTGGCAATGGCGGATGCTTGCAGAAGATTTAACACAAGACAAGAAGGACTTTTTAACAAGCATCACTGAGCTATATGCTCGTGCTAACACATCACTCGTCACAACAAAGAAACAATTAGAGGAAGAGGACAATGACTAAAGCATTTACAACCTACTTAAACGATAAGGGGCAGGATTTAGCCTCACTAAGTAACGAAGCAATCTATCAAGAATTGCTCCATTATGTTAAAGAAACTGCCGAAAACATGCCAAAAAATACGGCAAAACGAAAAGTTTATTATATTTCAGCTGAATTTTTGATTGGTAAATTACTCTCAAATAACCTTATTAATTTAGGTGTTTATCAAGAAGTTAAAGAGGCTTTATCAACTGTTGGAAAATCAATCAGCGAGGTTGAGGATTTAGAACCAGAACCATCTCTTGGAAATGGTGGCCTAGGTCGTTTGGCATCTTGTTTTATTGATTCAATGTCAACTTTGGGCATTAACGGCGAAGGTGTTGGTCTCAATTATCATTTTGGGCTCTTTAAGCAAGTCTTCAAGGACAACCAACAAGGAGCGGAGCCAAATGATTGGATTCAGGATGAGTCATGGCTCATTCCAACAGATGTAC
The sequence above is drawn from the Streptococcus pluranimalium genome and encodes:
- the malQ gene encoding 4-alpha-glucanotransferase produces the protein MSQRESGILMHISSLPGQFGIGSFGKEAYDFVDFLVETKQTYWQILPLTTTSYGDSPYQSFSAIAGNTHFIDLAYLAESGYLSTDDYQGISFGDNQEEVDYALIYKRRRPILEKAVKGFLSSTEGLSLLETFEFENSWVSDFADFMAIKEHFGSKALQEWEDKAIVQRDKFALESYREKLSDVILYHKVTQYFFYSQWLDLKTYANENGIQIIGDMPIYVSADSVEVWTMPELFKLDAERRPLFIAGVPADEFSDTGQLWGNPIYNWNLHEETGYAWWVYRIKESFKIYDKLRIDHFKGFSDFWEIPGGDDTAINGHWSEGPGYKLFEAVKNELGELPIIAENLGYIDEKAEKLLAETAYPGMKIMEFGFYDIEGQSIDIPHNYTPDTVAYTGTHDNEVVNGWYANLSEEQQAFLNTYIHRSQDEKITEAMLRSLYASVSHITIATMQDLLDKDETSRMNTPNTLGGNWQWRMLAEDLTQDKKDFLTSITELYARANTSLVTTKKQLEEEDND